DNA from Brachionichthys hirsutus isolate HB-005 chromosome 3, CSIRO-AGI_Bhir_v1, whole genome shotgun sequence:
AGGAGTTTGTTCCAGGCTATGGCTCACGAGTACAGACATACTTTAGCTAAATAGATCACGGTTTCCTTCCACTTCCCTAAGAAAAGATGAGGTTTGGTTCCCTGATCGGAATAGCACCAGATTATATCAGTAacattttggggttttttaaGTGTCTGAGAAGTACTTCTGTTAAATTAGTTTGCTAGGagatattattaaataaataatccagctGTGTCCCCTATCAGTAATACTTCCATCAGCATCGAGCACTGCAGTAATTGATGGACTCCAACTCTTTATTTGGGATCATTTGGATTTTGATGCTCGTCATTCCTGACTAATAACGCTGGCATTGACGTGGTATTGTGGAGAGGGTGAGCGTCCAGCACCTCATGCTGTCCAGCTGTGGCCTTGTTACACAGGGCATGGCGGTGGGTTGTTAAACCAGGGAGCGCTTGTTTGTCATTAGATGGATAAAGGCATGCTGGGCATTTATCTTCAAAGTGGTTTCAGACTCAAAGCTGAAATGAAGTCCAGCCCAGCATGACCAAACCCATGTGTTGGGAATTATAGTAAACCAATTTTCAAAAAGTGAAAATGCTGGGACAAAATACGGCCACATTTTGGATTCCCTGTATTTTCCACCACTACACAATCCCCTGAATCAAAAAGACTTGACGTCTTATTTGTTTTATGTGTGGTACATGAAGGTATACTTGACATACTTGGATTAGTGATTAATGTGCTGCTCGTTCCCTGATTAAGATTTTTTTCAAGGGCACCTTACTCCTTCCTCCTTAAACTGACTGTACAACAGCATCTAATCAATTCATCAGGTTCTACCTGCTAAACACGTCTGAGCCCTTATTCAGGAACCTACTGGGGACACGTGACACTGCCTTGTTGCATGCTTAATAATCTTGTGTGTGCTTTGCACAGATATGCTTTGAATGGAAAGTAGGGTATATtttgcagtcttttttttaatagttaaGACGTCTAACATAGTTATTTACTGAGTGATGATCTTGATCCTCTTTTTCAAAAGATCAGATACATGAAATATAAAGCCCACCTAAGCAGCTTATTTTGTCCCTGCgaacaaagaaagacaaaaattgCCTATTTGTGAAAATGTCACTTCTTCCTACAAAGTATTTGGAAGACTGCCCTATAAAAGGCACAAGATGTACAGATATGCATGTAGTCAGGTTGCAGCACGGGTGAGTGCAGGTTTCACCTGCTCAGGGTGTTGCCAGCCTTTTATCTCAGCCACCGTGTTGAAGGAATCAGCATCTGGCAGATACTTTGCTTCCATTGTGAGCCTGACAATGATTTTTTTGCCCCTCTGAGCCATTCGCCACATGAGCTCAGCATCCTCCATAGCGATGCAGGCCGTAGGAATCGGCTTAACTCCCTCTTGGTAGACCTGGGCCCCTGTATGGGGACTAAAGAGGGAGAAACCACAACCATGATTTCTGATTAAACAAGCTTTAATGCTGATCAATTTGAGGTGGTCAGACCAACAGGCCCATAACCAGGAAGTACATTTTACTAAACATCCTTCATGGATCAATAAAGAAGTATACCTGTTAATTGAATATGGTGTAATGGATCGAATTAGCGTAGCCACAGCTCCCACTTTGGATGCTTCAGAGGCGCCGTCACGACGATAGGCCACTGTCTCGCCATAATTAACAAATGGCTGGTTAAAGACTACAATCCTGCCTAAAGCCTCGCCGGCTCTAAGCTTCAGGTCCTCAAAAGATCTGACCACCAAAACCTCCGCCTTGATGCCTGGAGAAATAAGACCAGGAGGACTGAGTGCAAATAGGGCATTAGGTATTCcattttttggttttggttttaccTTCAGGCGGTGTCCCAACACTGCTGCCCAGTCCCAGTACAGCCAGAGATTTGGCCCTGGGCAAAATCATTTCTGCactctcctttcctctcaccCAGTGTGGGATTTTGACTGGTTCTGAGAGAAAAAGGGTGAAAACAAATgctccattccattccattcagCAGAGGTCAAGACATCAGAGAGAAATCAACCCACAGCCAGACTTTGTTCTAAGACACTCACCCAAATGTACCTTCAACCCTTCCTGTGACATGGCATTGTACATGTATTTGATAGCCATGTCCAGGTTGTGAGAACCACTGACGCGGTTTCCTATGGTGTCAGTGAAGTCAGCCAGTCGTCTGTAGGAGCGGTTCTGAGCTGCTCCGGACACGGCAAGGTCGATGATTCGCTTGGACACGTCAGCATAGCCTGCTACCTCGGCAGCTATGTCTGAAATCAAGTTCACAGAGAGGCACAAAAGTCTGAATCCACACCCAAACCTGTTCATCAAAATGCTCAGATTTGAAAAGAAATTCAAACTGATGAATGTAAATA
Protein-coding regions in this window:
- the LOC137915263 gene encoding carboxypeptidase Q-like → MAGDGVTILLWLTDQRRGLPFISLTFLSTLSLCHCNPHPPWVIDSMAARSQTARKDIAAEVAGYADVSKRIIDLAVSGAAQNRSYRRLADFTDTIGNRVSGSHNLDMAIKYMYNAMSQEGLKVHLEPVKIPHWVRGKESAEMILPRAKSLAVLGLGSSVGTPPEGIKAEVLVVRSFEDLKLRAGEALGRIVVFNQPFVNYGETVAYRRDGASEASKVGAVATLIRSITPYSINSPHTGAQVYQEGVKPIPTACIAMEDAELMWRMAQRGKKIIVRLTMEAKYLPDADSFNTVAEIKGWQHPEQVVLLSGHLDSWDVGQGAMDDGGGAMISWEALSLIKDLGLRPRRTLRTVLWTAEEQGGIGAAQYYNLHKVNISNFSLVMESDAGTFAPVALQFKGSKAAQKVMEEVVQLLAPINTTKLETDADGTDISPWMQAGVPGASLHVADDKYFWFHHTEGDTMTVQDPRDMNLCSALWATVAYVVADLEDMLPR